The window CGCCAGCCCCACGGAGCGCAGGAACGAGCCGAACGCGGGGCCGCCGCGCTCCAGGTCGTCGGCGATGTTGGCCTCGGCGGCGCGCACCGCGTCGGAGTCGCCGGCGTCGGCGGTGGCGGCCAGCGTGGTGGCCGCCAGCCCGGCGATCGTGGCGATCGCGTCGCCGGCGGGCGCCAGCGCGGCGGAAAGGTCTTCGGGGGCAAGGGCGGGCGCGAGCGCGTCCGCCTTCTCGGGGGTCTTCGTGGTGGTCATTCGTCCGTGACTCCGGCGTGCGGCGGTTCGGTTGCGGATGTGCGGGGATGCGCCCGGGGGAAGGCCTGTCCAGCATGGCGTGGGCGCCGCACGGCCCGCTGCATTTGTCGTCCCGCGGGAGGAGCAGTCGCGTGCCGGCGCGCCTGTCCATTTGTTTGCGACTCCAACGATCATTCTGTTTGCCGCCATCTGTCTCCCCGCGCCTGTTTCCCTCGCTGCCGCCCGGCGGATGAATATCTATTCACATGATGAATATGGTCGTAGAAGGTGACTCCTCTGTTCATGTCCTCTCCCTCCTGGTAAACGGTTCCATGATCGCGGCGGGAGATGGAATTCGGTCAAGATCGGGGGATCGGGTGATCCTCCTTTTCCCGATTCCACGCGCGATTCCGCCACGGAGGGTGAATCCGGTTCGGCGAAAAGTGGGACCCGGCCGCCGCAGCCTGGGACGCGCGCGCCGCAGCGGGAGAAGCACGCTCCCGCGCGAGGTCGCGTCGGTGGCGGCAACGGGGCGGAGAGCGGTCCCATTCATCCCGCCGCTTCCGGGGAGATGGGAGAGGGTGGGATGTGCCGGAAAGGCCTTGCAATCGGCGACGCAAAACGTTGCCGACAGGCGGAACAGACGATATCCTCCACCGTGCTCTACGAAGACCAGGCCACACGGTTCGACGAACGGGCCGGCATCCCCGCCAGGGCGGCGGAGGCGGCCGCGGACGCGCTCGTGGCCATCACCGGCCTCGGCGCGGGCGACACGCTGCTCGACGTGGGCGCGGGGACGGGCTCGCTCAGCCTGCCGCTCGCCCGGCGCGCGGGGCGCTACGTCGGCTTCGACCGCTCGCCGGCGATGCTGGACGTCTTCCGCGCGCGGCTGGTGGACGCCGGCCTCGCCGCGGAGCTCGTGGTGGCGGACGGGAACGCGCGCTGGCCGGTGGACGACCGCGCCGTGTCCGTGATCTTCTGCGCGCGGGCGCTGCACCACCTCGATCCCGAGCACGTGGTCGCGGAGACGCGGCGGGTGCTGCGGTCGCCGGGCGGGTGGCTGGCGCTGGGGCGCGTGCGGCGGCCGCTCGATTCGCCCAAGAGCGTGATGCGGCGCCAGATGCGGCGGCTGCTGGCGGAGCGGGGCCACCCCGGCCGCAGCGCCGACGCCGGCGCGGAGGCCGTCCTCGCCGGCCTGGCGCGGCGCGGCGGGCGGCGCGAGGAGCCGCGGGTGGCCGCGCGGTGGACGGTCGAGCACCGCCCCGCGGACTCGATCGCCGCGTGGGAGGGAAAGGGCGGGCTGGCGGGGATCGACGTTCCCGCCGAGGTCAAGGCCCGCGTCCTCGCCGACCTCGCCGCGTGGGCGGCGGAGCGCTTCGGGAACCTGGACGCCGCGCTGCCGCAGCAGGAATCGCTGGAGATCACCGCCATCCACGTCCCGATCGCCTGATCCCCGACCGTCTGGCGCCACCAGACGCACAATCCCCACTCACATCGCGACAGCCTCG of the Longimicrobium sp. genome contains:
- a CDS encoding class I SAM-dependent methyltransferase, producing the protein MLYEDQATRFDERAGIPARAAEAAADALVAITGLGAGDTLLDVGAGTGSLSLPLARRAGRYVGFDRSPAMLDVFRARLVDAGLAAELVVADGNARWPVDDRAVSVIFCARALHHLDPEHVVAETRRVLRSPGGWLALGRVRRPLDSPKSVMRRQMRRLLAERGHPGRSADAGAEAVLAGLARRGGRREEPRVAARWTVEHRPADSIAAWEGKGGLAGIDVPAEVKARVLADLAAWAAERFGNLDAALPQQESLEITAIHVPIA